From Echinicola soli, a single genomic window includes:
- a CDS encoding SusC/RagA family TonB-linked outer membrane protein: MKKTFTKLTFLVFVCLFVGSAYGQQVIITGKVTTAEDGEPLPGVSVLLQGTNTGTVTDLDGNYSIDTPNREGTLVFSYLGYITQTLAIENRTTVDVVMEEDVSEMGEFVVTAFDIDQSEKSLGYAAQVVGSDEITKTKQPNLVNALQGQVAGVQITNSGGAPGQSARIVIRGINSLDPNANNQPLFVVDGVPINNSTIESGNTPRGMSNRAADINPNDIESMSVLKGAAATALYGVRAANGAVIIRTKKGKAGDTRININSSIGMDKLVKIPNLQDQFGQGFSGEYDPSSFWPSWGAPIAEVAETVPGHKYQDNWNRAFDTGLNIDNNISFSGGSENATFYGSFGRLDQQGIIPFSDWSRTTAKLSGTVKASEKFDFSGSMNFSNSGGNRVPHDRFMERMMYWAETQDVRDYINPDGTMKTYGNTNPIYDARFATYEDNVNRIIGNINLNYRPTDWLTLSYRLGTDVSSDSRTEITPGPKGIDGEVALSSTGFIEETRINSRDLTSNFYVTLRHQFSEEWNTTLRLGNDIFEQRYDRVISTGSEFVIPDFYNLNNTAQIFASQDSRIKRLIGFYGDLTVDYQNYLFINLTGRNDISSTLPKENNSFFYPSVNLSYVFSENMDMPSWFTFGKIRASWAQVGKDTDPHRLGATYAAPDVFPLNGQVGFSRNSSFGDPALRPELTTSIEFGTQLSFIDGRFDLDVTYFKSNSKDMIIGVPVSDATGFSEYFTNAGEILNSGVEVVLGADIIQTSDFNWRVTGNFTRNKNEVVSIREGIDEIVVGEQFGYAGSTVTMKLIEGMAYGNLYGSSYQRYGADPESKHAQTDLPMIIGDNGFPVRNGSQLILGNAVPKWFGGLRNEFSYKNFDLSFLIDFRADVEQYNQFDNFLSAFGKNDYTEVRNETRVFDGLLADGSANTQEVWLGQGIGPDGRDYGAGYWRNTYRTISENFVQDASYIKLRNVTLGYNFDTELLENTPFRSIRASVAANNILLYTPWDGFDPESFSAGAGGNAVGFTGLGYPGVQSFFFTLNLGL; this comes from the coding sequence CCGCGGAAGATGGGGAGCCACTTCCCGGGGTAAGTGTGTTGTTGCAGGGAACCAATACAGGTACTGTGACGGATTTGGATGGGAATTATTCCATTGATACGCCAAATAGGGAGGGAACCTTGGTTTTTAGTTATCTTGGATATATTACCCAGACCTTAGCCATCGAAAACAGGACAACGGTCGATGTAGTAATGGAGGAGGATGTGTCGGAGATGGGGGAATTTGTGGTTACCGCATTTGATATTGACCAGAGTGAAAAAAGTTTGGGATATGCTGCTCAAGTAGTGGGATCGGATGAAATCACTAAGACTAAGCAGCCTAATCTAGTAAATGCACTGCAAGGCCAAGTGGCGGGCGTGCAGATTACTAATTCTGGTGGTGCGCCTGGACAAAGTGCCCGGATTGTCATTAGAGGGATAAACTCCCTTGACCCCAATGCCAATAACCAGCCACTTTTTGTTGTGGACGGTGTTCCTATTAACAATTCAACTATTGAATCGGGCAATACTCCTCGAGGCATGTCAAACAGGGCCGCCGATATCAATCCGAATGATATAGAATCTATGTCTGTCCTGAAAGGTGCTGCCGCAACAGCCTTATATGGTGTTCGTGCAGCGAATGGTGCTGTGATCATCCGTACCAAAAAAGGGAAAGCAGGAGATACCCGTATCAATATCAACAGCTCCATCGGAATGGATAAGTTGGTCAAAATCCCCAACCTTCAAGATCAATTTGGCCAAGGATTTAGTGGAGAATATGATCCGTCAAGTTTCTGGCCATCTTGGGGAGCGCCGATTGCAGAAGTGGCCGAAACCGTACCGGGGCACAAGTATCAGGACAACTGGAACAGGGCATTTGATACCGGTCTGAACATTGATAATAACATTAGCTTTTCAGGGGGTAGTGAAAATGCTACTTTCTATGGTTCCTTTGGTCGATTGGATCAGCAGGGTATTATTCCTTTTAGTGATTGGAGCAGAACCACCGCCAAACTTTCCGGTACTGTAAAGGCCAGTGAAAAGTTTGATTTTAGTGGATCCATGAATTTCTCTAACTCCGGAGGTAATCGAGTCCCTCATGACCGATTTATGGAGCGGATGATGTACTGGGCAGAAACCCAAGATGTTCGCGATTATATTAATCCAGATGGTACCATGAAAACCTATGGGAATACCAACCCAATTTATGATGCGCGATTTGCTACCTATGAGGATAATGTCAACAGGATCATTGGGAATATTAATCTAAACTATAGACCTACCGATTGGCTGACCTTGTCTTATCGACTTGGAACAGACGTCTCAAGTGACAGTAGGACTGAGATTACGCCTGGCCCAAAAGGTATCGACGGTGAAGTGGCATTAAGCTCCACAGGGTTTATTGAAGAGACAAGGATAAACTCCCGGGACTTGACCTCCAACTTTTATGTGACCTTAAGACATCAGTTTTCCGAAGAGTGGAATACTACTTTGAGACTGGGAAATGATATCTTTGAGCAAAGGTATGATCGGGTAATTTCGACTGGGTCGGAGTTTGTAATTCCGGATTTTTATAACCTTAATAATACCGCGCAAATTTTTGCAAGTCAGGATAGTAGAATCAAAAGGCTGATTGGCTTTTATGGGGATTTGACTGTGGATTATCAAAATTATCTTTTTATAAACTTGACAGGGAGAAATGATATTTCATCAACACTGCCTAAAGAGAATAATTCTTTCTTTTATCCTTCGGTAAATTTAAGTTATGTGTTCAGTGAAAATATGGACATGCCTTCTTGGTTTACTTTCGGAAAGATAAGGGCGTCCTGGGCACAGGTGGGCAAAGATACCGATCCCCATAGATTGGGAGCTACCTATGCGGCACCGGACGTTTTTCCGCTTAATGGCCAAGTAGGATTTAGCCGAAACAGTTCCTTTGGTGACCCGGCATTAAGACCTGAGCTCACTACCTCCATTGAATTTGGCACGCAGCTTTCATTTATTGATGGGAGATTTGACCTGGATGTAACCTACTTTAAATCCAACTCCAAGGACATGATCATTGGGGTTCCGGTTTCAGATGCCACCGGATTCAGTGAATATTTCACCAATGCGGGAGAAATCCTCAATAGTGGAGTCGAAGTAGTACTTGGGGCGGATATTATCCAGACCAGTGATTTTAACTGGCGTGTGACCGGTAATTTTACCCGTAATAAAAATGAAGTGGTTTCCATCAGGGAAGGAATTGACGAGATTGTTGTTGGTGAACAGTTTGGTTATGCGGGAAGTACCGTGACCATGAAGCTGATAGAGGGAATGGCTTACGGTAACCTCTATGGTTCCAGCTATCAGCGGTATGGTGCGGATCCTGAAAGTAAACATGCACAAACCGACCTGCCTATGATTATTGGGGATAATGGGTTTCCAGTTAGAAATGGTAGTCAATTGATCCTTGGCAATGCTGTGCCAAAATGGTTTGGAGGGCTTAGAAATGAATTTTCATACAAGAATTTTGATCTGAGTTTTTTAATCGATTTCCGGGCGGATGTGGAGCAGTACAATCAGTTTGATAATTTCCTGTCTGCATTTGGTAAAAATGATTATACGGAAGTTAGAAATGAGACAAGGGTATTTGATGGTTTATTGGCCGATGGATCCGCCAATACCCAGGAAGTATGGCTTGGTCAGGGTATAGGTCCAGATGGAAGAGATTATGGAGCTGGATATTGGAGAAATACCTACCGGACGATCAGTGAAAATTTCGTTCAAGATGCAAGTTATATAAAACTCCGAAATGTAACGTTAGGGTATAATTTTGATACTGAATTGCTTGAAAATACGCCATTCAGATCTATTAGGGCCTCAGTTGCAGCCAATAACATCCTTCTCTATACACCGTGGGACGGATTTGACCCAGAGTCATTTTCCGCAGGAGCCGGAGGTAATGCAGTAGGATTTACCGGACTGGGATATCCCGGCGTACAAAGCTTCTTTTTTACATTAAATCTTGGACTCTAA